A region of the Primulina eburnea isolate SZY01 chromosome 7, ASM2296580v1, whole genome shotgun sequence genome:
TTGCAGCCGGATTTGTATGATATGAGTAAAAGAGTTCGTGAACGGTAAAGAGATGCTTGTTTCTTGGTGAATTCTATGGCATATGTATCTCTTGTGATTTTTGTCGAATTTAATCCTAACTCAATGTACAACGAGGCTATCCTATATAATGAGAATTAATTGTCAAGAAATCCATAACCATTTTATAATCATGCTCTGTCTAATCACGAGGCAGTTCATCACTTCCTGACGCATTAGAAACGGAGCCTGACTGTATTCTTCTACCAACTATTACTAGAGGGTGAATTTCAACATTGAATAGCCAAATTCTTGTGGGAGAAAAAATTATCAATCGACAGAGTACCAATCAACGCTCATGCCCACATCGTGtaaaatttctcatttttgggtttaatctcaaCTTAATCCTTCGAAATTAGATCGACTCGATCAATGAGTGGTTGCAGGATTGAGAATGGCCATTGGAAAGTCCAGTCTAGTGCAGACATCATCATCGGCATAAAATGTCAACAAAGTCTCAAATCAAAAGAGTTCATCAAAATTTACAGTACGTCTAATTTCTTGGCGTATGATTCTTGCAATTCTGTACACCTTTGTCAGTATATTCGAAAAAGAGAAATAACTGAAAAACTAAACCAACAGGAACTCAACTTGCATGCTTGTTGAGCAGGACGATTCTTTCGACAAAATGGTACTGGATTTTGCACACCATTTTTCTCCCTTCACTGTAATGAAACTACCATTCCGCGAACCCGATTTCGAATTGGAACCCAATCACCTCAATGCTATTGCGCCTCCTCCTCTCTGCATCTTTTCAAACAAAGTTCAAGAACTCTTTCAGCTGCCTCCTCTTCATTCCGACTTTCTTCAGTCAACTTCTCGATCTGGGACCTTGGCAACCTCATCTTAACCCGAACCGAGCCAGAATGCGAACACGAAATATCGGAGTAGGATATTTCTCTCAACATCATCCGTTTCAGCTGCTCTTCTGGACCACCCATATGCACTACAGATCTTGACCTTCTAGTCATGCCCCTCGTTTCAAAAGGAAACTTGGGCATTTCCACAAGAAAATAAATCCTCCTCGGCTTGAGTTCCTCCTCCGGTTGTAACTTAGGAGCCCGGATTCCATACCTTTTCACGGACACTGAGTCAAGCAGTACGGAACTTGGAGAATAATCTTTGAGCACATCCACGGCAGTTGCAGGCGTCTTTATCTTGAAAATCTCGCCGTCAATTTTCATTATCTTTGCCTTTTTCCTTCCTCCTATGTTGTTCCCCATGGTCCAACAACTCTGTGTCTGaaaaaaacttcaagaaacaggGTCCCGTTCACTGTTTTATAGCATAGATTACATGCTATATGTTTTGTGAtaaaatgaattatttttctCGATGCAGATGATTTGGAACAAGTTTGATTAAATATATCTTCCCACTGAGATTAAATCATATGGTGACAATACTGATATTAAAGTGGGAATATTAATGCCAGTGAGGATGATGATGTCTGCGTGCGCTGTGGCTATCGTCAATAAAAACGAATTTATTTATCAAACAATGGAAATCATCttcatttttcatcaaaaaattaatTAGTTAAACTGAATTTACATGATAATTGAACTAACAAAACCAAATTCTACTTTCCAAACCAAATTTACAGAAAAAACAGTTATCGAATCGAAAATCCAAAACAATCAAACTTAAATatgtaaaacaaaaaataagttTTTCCACTAAGCACCATTTATCATTTTTCGGATGTATTCAATTTTACAAACATAACAAAAatttcaattaaaaaaataacaaaattttaatgaaaataatAGGTATATTTGATATCCAAAAATCCAATTTGGATTTCATCATTTAATGTGATTTAATTGAGCTTCTTCTTTGCTTGCCGTGAGAACAAAAGGTAGACAGACAGCAGGTGCGActtttcttgattttgatggagaCCCCAGAATTGAAGCTAAAGTATCTGATTTTTTTAGATATTATTACACTGtcgatatttttataaataagatGGTATAAATGAATGAATTGACAAATTTTAAactatttataaaaataagatGGTATAAATGAATGAATTGACAAATTTTGAACTATTTATAATGTTATATGATATTTTGAATATGTGAAtaacataattatttttaacaCTGAATATAATTTGAGTTAAACTACAAAATAAAGATGTAAATATTAGTTTTCCACATCGAGAAAATTGGGTCACAACTGATGATCGTGGAAGATAGGAGAACAGTTTGAAGGAGTCGGAACAAAAGCAAATATGGATGTTGTCACGCTCCGAGCCCCCACAATGAGGCTCTGTAGCaattacttcgtattcgtcctcgtttTACGAAATGATTAACAcaagttgctatagaaatctattgtaagccattataaactcattttaaatctttgatttttttcgaagtgggacaagggtatcacaatcatccctccttcagaacgcggcgtcctcgtcgcggcctgacccctcgatccaccagtatcgagaatctagaggtggctcctacagattcaagaggtggctctcatcatgtagcactttgtccAGCAGGGCctcgcatagcacttatttcccggtgttccatgccggtgaccgactctgataccattctgccATGCCCCGAGCCTGGGCCCGCACTTTCTGCCATGCCCCGAGCCTGGGCCCGCACTTACGTAattgcacaatgggcccctatagcaactacttcgtattcgtcctcgctttacgaaaatgattaacctaagtttgctatagaagtccattgtaagtcattataaactcattttaaatatttgattttttcgatgtgggacaagaaTATCACATATGTAAGAATGAGATGTCGAGAGATTGgattcttaaaaaaataattattatatatattacttgTACATATTAGCACTTTATGCATTCAATAATTCGAGTGTATGGATTCATCaagtaattaatttttaaaaaatatattaactttttaattatgattaacaaatcatttatttatttttaaatttactaaaatagATTGttataatgatttttatttgataaaaaaatatgtttttgtctTTCATTAAAATGACTAAGCTAGTTACTATATGATAATATATAGTATATATTAGATTTCCTTTTCAATTTACTTTCAAGAATGAGTTTCAtgtaagatcgtctcacggatcttaatctgtgagacggatcacctctaccaatattcacaataaaaagtaatatttttagcttaaaaaataatatttttttatggacgACCTAAATACGacacatgagaccgtctcacaaagtTTTTGCCTACTTTCAAAtgtgtttttaaaaaattaactaCCTAATTTAAACATAAAGCTATTATTAtctgaagaaaatattttaaaagccataaattaataaattttaaaccaaTTCATATTAATCGTTGATCCTTTCTCTTAGGTACAATTTGGTACATAGGATATGATAAGTAAAAAATATACAGTATAAGGATAAATCAAGGATAAAATATAATGATAAGATAATATGttgaatgtttggtatgattttaacaagagtgattaaatttatatatttacatGTAATGACAAAAATAACCCtatcacaaaaacttatatttcattGTTATCAAGATCTTGTAATTGCATATCTCAATTCTTAATTTTCGTTTCTTTTGTCTTATTTTGGAAATTATTTAaacaatttcttttcttttttcaaaGGTGATCATcggtcaaatttgatttttgtatttttctttatttttttataatcttTTTCATATCGAAGGGGCCTAGTAACTatttgtgtgtatatatatgtatttatatatttgtatatatgttataataaatattaacttaaatgcatttaaataaatgagGATGATTAAGTAATTTGTagtatattttatcattaaattaaaactaTCACACCTCTTATTTATTAGGATGTGTTATCCttctaaaaatttatttatcaaagaCTATGATATTATCATGAACTTTTTATAAATGTACCAAACGAGATGCGGATTATTACCAAACAGTACCTTGAATATCTGTTCGGAGTCACATTTGAAAACGTTGGACTAACGAAAGTACATTTTTTCGTAAGCAGTGATGCAATAACCTAAAATTTCAATCTTTGCTTTCAATTTGGCGTTAACTTCCCGGATCAACATCCCCAATCTCGCATTTCGGAGTCACGAATCTGACGGCAATCCGAGGGTCACATCAATTTCTTCCTTTTGGGGTACTAGTAATACTCGGTATTATATTGTTCTGTATTAATTGTTCGACCTAAAGATATGCTCGCGGACTGGTCGTTATATGCATCTAATAATTGTTATTATTTTGCAGTTGATGGCTTTATGCTCCAGTTTCACTGATTGCTGGATTTCCACCCAGACCAATCCGGTATCTTTCCGTTTCAGGTGAAATTTCTCTGTTTATCACAGCTGGTAGTGGTTTTGATCATGTATGTTCATAAAGACTTTATCTTTAGGTTATTGTGATCatggtttttgtttttttgaatGATGAGATTAGGTCTGGAAGGAGCACAAAGAAGTGCGGGATGGCATCTCCACCCATTCTAGCTTTAGTCTTGCCGTCTGATACTGGTCGGGTTCTTTCTATCCAGTCTCACACTGTTCAGGTTTCCATTCGTCCCTCATTTTTTTAATGATGTTTTACTGCTTGCTGGGGGCTATTGTTTGAGAGTTAAGATCTGATTTTGGCGACTGTAAAAGAGGGGTGTCTTAAGTATCTGTTCTGGGAGAAAAATATGTTGGCGATGTGTTAGTGGCTTTAATCTGCATTTTTTGGCAGTGGTTTGCTATCATTTTTATTCATATTCTTCCAGAAATGATGTTTGAAGATATTGGATCCGTACCCTAGTCCTTATTGTGTGATTCTTTAACGTAGGGGTATGTAGGGAACAAATCAGCTGTCTTTCCTTTGCAGTTACTCGGCTATGATGTTGATTCAATCAATTCTGTACAGTTCTCAAACCATACAGGCATGCTACTTATACTACCTCATCAATGGTCTGACACCTGAAACATGGTGCAACAGCGTTTGTGAAGATGTGCGTGTTTGTGCTCGTCACTCAGACAATTGTTTCAGTGAACTTAAGTTTTTGCAGGTTATCCTACTTTCAAGGGCCAGGTTTTGAATGGAGATCAACTCTGGGATATAGTAGAGGGCCTGGAAGCTAATAAATTATTGTATTATACACATCTACTGACAGGTTTCTTTATGCATATCAGTTTTATATTAACAACTGTTATTTTGTTCATAAAGAACTAGCTTAATTGTTCTCGTGTGACTTTGGGTTTTAAACTGTGGAGGGTTCATTATTTAAGTTTACTCAATATATAATTGACAGGAAATGGAATCTTGATATTATAAACTTCTCTCATTATATCATGTTCGTAGTTATTGCATTtgtttgtttccatttctatttgaatctttaatttgtTTCTGATAAGTTTTCAGTTCTCTGTATTTAACTTATCTTGTTTTAGTGTTTCATTTTGTTGTCTACGCTGCAATAATGTTCGCATCAACAATTAGTTGCATATTGTAGGTTACATTGGTTCAGTTTCCTTCTTAAACACAGTACTAAAAGTTGTGGATAAACTTAGGTCTATCAACCCTGGACTCGTATTTGGTAAGTGAAATGTACAAGCTGTTAAGTTTTTTCATTTGTACTAAGTACAACAAAAATTACTGACTCCTCGCTCTGCTGCAATGGGCATCTgctataattattaaaatcaaCAAGGCGTGCATCCAGGGTCAAGGGGTAGCGATGCCTCTGCCTTTGCTGTTAAGAGTCATGCTACGGCCCACATATTTAATGCACACACCTTGGGCTTGCAGCATGCATCTTGGGGCACCTTAAAGGCTCAAGGTGCTTTTTAAGGATGCCTCGCATGagatgattgtatattttaaataagaTCCAGTGCAACTCGTTTTTTCTTGAGCTCTGAAGAACATTTGTTGTGTTACTGTTCAATGGCTTGTGAAACATACTTCCTATATccaaatttacaaatatatttATCAAACATGCATGCCACACTCCGAATCTCCGACAAGGTATACGCCTTGGCTTGCTTTGAGCCTAGGCTCCATGAACATGTGCGGTGTAATACACTTTGTGCCTTTAATAACTATGGCATCGATTACTTTTTGCTGATTCATGGATGAGTCTGTGCTTTTCATTATGATTTTTACCATCTATATTGGACTGGTGTCCATGGGGACTCTATACGCTGAGTGTCACGATTATGACTCATAAGTTTCAATATAGATGTGAATTAGGTTTAGAAATAAAATTTGATTTGTTTAATGAACAGACCTTTGTTCTCAGTTTGTGATCCAGTGTTGGGTGATGAAGGAAAGCTTTATGTTCCACAAGAATTGGTATCTGTATATCGGGAGAAGGTATTCTCGTGGTCTAATTTGGAAGTAGATTTTTTAATTTGTAATTTACATCATAGTTATGAATTCCATCCAGGTATCAACCTGGTCATATGATATGCCGATTCATCTTTCAGGTCAATTTATCGAATACCTGGATCTCAGATTCTGTAATTTAGTGTGAATTGATgataaacttaataaattaaaaggaTTACATTTTTAGATAAATGACTATCCAGTAACTTTTTGAGTAAATAACTTTTGTTTTGTTTGGGAAGTTGTTGAACTATTTCAAATGGAACACTTCAGATGCAACTTTATTTTGTATCTCTTTTTGTTCCTTCAAGCGCagaagaaaaatgatatttatgtttTCATATTTCAACTAAGAAAATAGCCTCTCAGTTTTGGCCAATATTAATATCAATCCAAGGAAATTGGACAGGCCAAGTTCTGATACCTGGTATTGATCTGACTTGATGTCATGAAAAGTTGCAACTACTTCAACTTAAAGCTATGTTCTAGATCATTTTGTCGTActtttttttgtcatttttttcAACTTCCTTTTCATGCGTGGCCGAGCTTTTGCTTAACTTAATTTTACTATTACAAAGCACACATAGTCGTGTGAAGTTGATCATTTTTTGGTAAAATGAAAGTTGCCCTAGAGACTTAGCATGCTGTTCGTTAGATCTGAAATGGGTGACACTCATATCTGTTTTCATGTGGGAAAATTAGGAGGAGAAAGAAGATTCAGATCCTGTCAAATAAATAATCTATTCGACTTAAATTGCTATATCTTTTATTTAGTGATAGGACATAGTAATGGAAACTTATTATGTTCCCTTTCTGGTTAGGTTGTCCCAGTCGCTTCAATGTTGACTCCCAACCAATTTGAGGCTGAACTCTTGACTGGTTTCAGGTACTAATTAATTGAGGCTTTTTAATAGAGTGTCTGCTATTCTTCAAATTTCATCTGACTTACCATATTGCGAATTTGATTTAATGGGATGGAATTTTGTCACTGAAAAACATGTGAAATAGAGTTTCTCAATTGCACATTTATTCGTGATAGAAGAACTAGTTATTTGTTAGCCGTGATTGCGTCAACGGCTGAATATCAGGACTGGATTGATGAACTGTGTTAGTTTTTGTTTCCCCCAGGTCTGTCTGGTCATTGAATTGTTCTCTTTTTTACTTCTCCATTGGTTATACTTATCAGGATTGTATCTGAACAAGATGGCAGAGAAGCTTGCAACATCCTTCATACTGCTGGACCATCAAAGGTTCATATGTTTCTTAACTCCGAGAGAATTTAGTTTGTTGGGTTTTAAAGCATCAAGTCATTGCTTGGTTAATGGTAACATTTATCAGCCAAGTCGAAATCTGCGGCTTGACTTAATAATATCAATTACGATATCTGAACGTAATGTTGTATTTTAGGTCGTCATAACAAGCATCAATATAGAACGGGAATCTTCTTCTGATTGGCAGTCATCAGAAAGAGAAGGTAAAGGAGAAGTACAACTCTAGTTAAACATTCTTTTTTCTCGTCTGCACGCAAGACAAAATGGATGGAATAACTAGTTCCCTTACTTGTGCCCAAACTGCTGTTGTCTACAACTTGGTATGATAATTCATAGTTTGGTTTTTATGTGTGCGAATCTTTTTTATTCAGTTAAGCTTTGATGATGACAGGGTCAACCTCCTGCACAGTTCAGGATTTTGATTCCCAAGATTCCTGTTTATTTCA
Encoded here:
- the LOC140837331 gene encoding uncharacterized protein At1g66480-like; protein product: MGNNIGGRKKAKIMKIDGEIFKIKTPATAVDVLKDYSPSSVLLDSVSVKRYGIRAPKLQPEEELKPRRIYFLVEMPKFPFETRGMTRRSRSVVHMGGPEEQLKRMMLREISYSDISCSHSGSVRVKMRLPRSQIEKLTEESRNEEEAAERVLELCLKRCREEEAQ
- the LOC140836384 gene encoding LOW QUALITY PROTEIN: pyridoxal kinase-like (The sequence of the model RefSeq protein was modified relative to this genomic sequence to represent the inferred CDS: deleted 1 base in 1 codon), with amino-acid sequence MHLIIVIILQLMALCSSFTDCWISTQTNPVSFRFRSGRSTKKCGMASPPILALVLPSDTGRVLSIQSHTVQGYVGNKSAVFPLQLLGYDVDSINSVQFSNHTGYPTFKGQVLNGDQLWDIVEGLEANKLLYYTHLLTGYIGSVSFLNTVLKVVDKLRSINPGLVFVCDPVLGDEGKLYVPQELVSVYREKVVPVASMLTPNQFEAELLTGFRIVSEQDGREACNILHTAGPSKVVITSININGNLLLIGSHQKEKGQPPAQFRILIPKIPVYFTGTGDLMTALLLGWSNKYPDNLNKAAELSVSSLQALLARTLNDYKRAGHDCETSSLEIRLIQSQDDIRNPKINYTAETYN